One stretch of Amycolatopsis tolypomycina DNA includes these proteins:
- a CDS encoding DUF2231 domain-containing protein, producing MTTVNGLPAHILLVHAVVVLLPLSALLLVLSALWPAARGKLAGPNAILSVLVVILVPITTEAGEWLERRVARTPLVRTHTELGDTALWVALPVAVLALLVWWRQRETRRPGRTFLGPASTTVTVVLSVLSIAAAGAAVVDIYRIGDSGAQATWQGQFSTAPASEGRDR from the coding sequence ATGACCACCGTCAACGGTCTGCCCGCCCACATCCTGCTCGTGCACGCCGTCGTCGTGCTGCTGCCGCTTTCGGCTTTGCTCCTGGTCCTCAGCGCGCTCTGGCCGGCCGCACGCGGCAAGCTCGCCGGGCCCAACGCGATCCTCTCGGTCCTCGTCGTCATCCTGGTCCCGATCACCACCGAGGCGGGCGAGTGGCTCGAACGCCGGGTCGCGCGGACCCCGCTGGTCCGCACCCACACCGAGCTCGGCGACACGGCGCTCTGGGTGGCGCTCCCGGTGGCCGTGCTCGCCCTGCTGGTGTGGTGGCGCCAGCGCGAAACCCGGCGGCCGGGCCGCACGTTCCTGGGCCCGGCGTCGACGACCGTCACGGTGGTGCTCTCGGTGCTGTCCATCGCAGCCGCCGGCGCGGCGGTCGTCGACATCTACCGCATCGGCGACTCCGGCGCCCAGGCCACCTGGCAGGGCCAGTTCAGCACCGCACCGGCATCGGAAGGGCGGGATCGCTGA
- a CDS encoding FAD:protein FMN transferase — protein sequence MTTRPRRSWTRPVMGTQAGLHLRGRHIDSHAGVEPAVAAVFGHLRAVDELFSTYRPDSRVSALRRGELARDDRHPWLTEVLALCDEARDRTDGYFDAWLPGGFDPSGLVKGWATETATALLAGLSGFDHYLNVGGDIAARVGLTTSPPWRVAIEDPADAAAFLAILDVRTGGVATSGTAARGHHVVAPHTGTRPHDLLAVTVTGPTLLWADVFATAAFARGGEDVEEWVPNRAPGYEVAALARAP from the coding sequence GGGCACCCAGGCCGGCCTGCACCTGCGCGGCCGGCACATCGACTCCCACGCGGGCGTCGAACCGGCCGTGGCGGCGGTGTTCGGGCACCTGCGGGCCGTCGACGAGCTGTTCAGCACCTACCGGCCCGACAGCCGGGTCAGTGCCCTCCGCCGCGGCGAACTCGCTCGCGACGACCGGCACCCGTGGCTCACCGAAGTCCTGGCGCTGTGCGACGAAGCACGAGACCGCACTGACGGCTACTTCGACGCTTGGCTGCCCGGCGGCTTCGACCCGTCCGGCCTCGTCAAGGGCTGGGCCACCGAGACGGCCACCGCGCTTCTCGCCGGACTGTCCGGGTTCGACCACTACCTCAACGTCGGCGGCGACATCGCAGCCCGGGTCGGCTTGACGACCTCCCCGCCGTGGCGGGTCGCGATCGAAGACCCCGCGGACGCGGCGGCGTTCCTGGCCATCCTCGACGTGCGCACCGGCGGCGTCGCCACGTCCGGAACAGCCGCCCGGGGCCACCACGTCGTCGCTCCCCACACCGGCACCCGTCCTCACGACCTGCTCGCCGTCACGGTCACCGGGCCGACGCTCCTGTGGGCCGACGTGTTCGCCACGGCCGCCTTCGCCCGGGGCGGCGAGGACGTCGAGGAGTGGGTGCCCAACCGGGCACCCGGTTACGAGGTCGCCGCACTCGCCCGGGCGCCCTGA